Proteins encoded by one window of Flagellimonas lutaonensis:
- the hemA gene encoding glutamyl-tRNA reductase, protein MKHYNISRHNSFYAVGLSYKKADAEIRGRFSLDVPAIDSLLITAKRQGIDGLMVISTCNRTELYGFAQHPFQLIKLLCDHTQGTIEAFQDVAYVYKNHEAISHIFRVGTGLDSQILGDFEIISQIKQSFYRSKKHDMANPFIERLCNSVIQASKRIKNETALSSGATSVAFASVQYILKNVPDVSNKEILLFGTGKIGRNTCENLIKHTENKHITLINRTRAKAEEVAGKFHLVVKEYGDLQTEIRKTDLLVVATGAQLPTVSKALIHTDRPLLILDLSVPKNVSDDVKELPNVTVVHLDQLSQITDETLQRRKKFVPKAEAIIEDIKHDFIKWLETRKFAPVINALKAKLNTMKEEELRFHAKKLDDYNPEQAEIITDRIIQKITRQFANHLRKTEVDTQDSLQLIQEVFQLEINTNE, encoded by the coding sequence ATGAAGCATTACAATATTTCAAGGCACAATTCTTTCTATGCGGTGGGGCTGAGCTACAAAAAGGCCGATGCCGAGATCAGGGGGCGTTTCAGTTTAGACGTGCCTGCCATAGACAGTCTGCTTATCACTGCCAAGCGACAGGGCATCGATGGCCTGATGGTGATATCGACCTGCAACCGTACCGAGCTGTATGGATTTGCACAACACCCCTTTCAACTGATAAAACTACTCTGTGACCATACCCAAGGCACCATTGAAGCTTTTCAAGATGTGGCCTATGTTTACAAGAACCACGAGGCCATCTCGCACATTTTTAGGGTGGGCACGGGCCTCGATAGCCAAATTTTGGGCGACTTCGAGATCATAAGCCAGATAAAACAAAGTTTTTATCGCTCGAAAAAGCACGATATGGCCAATCCGTTCATCGAGCGGCTGTGCAATTCGGTGATCCAGGCCAGTAAGCGCATCAAAAACGAAACAGCACTTTCGTCGGGCGCCACCTCGGTCGCCTTTGCCTCGGTACAATACATCTTAAAAAATGTGCCCGACGTATCCAACAAGGAAATTCTGCTCTTTGGAACCGGAAAAATCGGCAGAAATACCTGTGAGAACCTCATCAAGCATACCGAGAACAAGCACATTACCCTTATCAACCGTACCCGTGCCAAGGCCGAAGAGGTGGCCGGCAAGTTCCATTTGGTCGTCAAGGAATATGGCGACCTTCAGACAGAGATCAGAAAAACCGATTTGTTGGTGGTTGCCACCGGTGCCCAACTGCCCACTGTTTCAAAGGCATTGATACACACCGACAGGCCCTTGTTGATATTGGACCTGTCTGTGCCCAAGAACGTGTCTGATGATGTCAAAGAGCTTCCCAACGTTACCGTGGTGCACCTCGATCAACTTTCGCAAATCACTGATGAGACCCTTCAACGAAGGAAAAAATTTGTACCTAAGGCCGAGGCCATTATAGAGGATATAAAGCACGATTTCATAAAATGGCTCGAAACGCGAAAGTTTGCGCCCGTGATCAATGCCCTAAAGGCCAAGCTCAACACCATGAAAGAAGAAGAGCTGCGTTTTCATGCCAAAAAATTGGATGATTACAATCCTGAGCAGGCTGAAATCATCACAGATCGCATCATTCAGAAAATCACCCGACAATTTGCCAATCATTTAAGGAAGACCGAAGTCGATACCCAAGATAGCCTACAACTGATCCAAGAGGTCTTTCAGCTTGAAATAAACACCAATGAGTAG
- a CDS encoding AraC family transcriptional regulator, with product METKSNKNVASGSFREVFIEDGFYVLKIQNDTEEIQKVEREIDSTYIQFHFCLKGNARFNFNQGAYGLEVSEENSLLLYNTQKDLPLNLELAPKSWLLSVVMTIRKFHSLFSSEAEYIPFLSAENQEKKYYAQEPVNPAIAVILSQVMNYSLHPSIKQLYIKGKVYELISLYFNRVEDADLEQCPFLADEENVRRIRKAKEIMISRMAEPPTLNELSKEIGLSLKKLKEGFKQIYGDSVYGFLFDYKMEYARKMLETGRYNVNEVGLKVGYSTASHFIASFKKKYGTTPKKYVSSTT from the coding sequence ATGGAAACCAAGTCCAACAAAAATGTCGCTAGCGGTTCTTTTCGGGAAGTCTTTATTGAAGATGGGTTCTATGTACTTAAGATTCAGAACGATACCGAAGAAATTCAAAAGGTGGAGCGCGAGATCGACAGCACTTATATTCAATTTCATTTCTGTCTAAAGGGCAACGCGCGGTTCAACTTTAACCAAGGGGCGTACGGTCTCGAGGTTTCAGAAGAGAATTCATTGTTGTTGTACAATACCCAAAAAGACCTGCCCCTGAACCTGGAGCTGGCCCCAAAATCATGGTTGCTGTCCGTAGTGATGACCATTCGCAAGTTTCACTCCCTTTTTTCTTCGGAGGCGGAATATATTCCGTTTCTGAGTGCCGAAAACCAAGAGAAGAAGTACTATGCGCAAGAACCGGTCAATCCGGCCATAGCGGTAATCTTGAGCCAAGTTATGAACTACAGTTTGCATCCTTCCATCAAACAACTGTACATTAAGGGCAAGGTGTACGAATTGATCTCGCTCTACTTCAACCGTGTCGAGGATGCCGATCTGGAACAATGTCCGTTTTTGGCCGATGAGGAGAATGTGCGGCGCATCCGTAAGGCCAAAGAAATCATGATTTCAAGAATGGCCGAACCGCCGACCTTGAACGAATTATCCAAAGAAATAGGATTGAGCCTTAAAAAATTGAAAGAGGGTTTTAAGCAGATCTACGGCGATTCTGTGTACGGTTTTCTTTTCGACTATAAGATGGAGTATGCCCGCAAAATGTTAGAAACCGGTCGGTATAATGTCAATGAGGTGGGCCTTAAGGTGGGGTACAGCACAGCCAGCCATTTCATTGCCTCGTTCAAAAAGAAGTATGGCACCACGCCCAAAAAATACGTATCTTCAACTACCTAA
- a CDS encoding ThuA domain-containing protein, translating into MDTVKMLLAILLCWPIVSCGQEEPTEAPKKPDLVLVFTKTAGYRHQSIEKGVKTLRELGRNNNFIALQTESGDDFNADNLKNYQLVVFLNTTMDVLDDDQQRAFENYIKSGGSFLGIHAAADTEYEWPWYGKLVGGYFNGHPNNPNVRKATIEVLDKSHPSTAHLPDQWVRSDEWYNYKDLNPNMNVLMNLDEDSYEGGTNGDNHPIAWYHEFEGGRAYYTGGGHTDESFDEPEFRKHLLGAIEWCLGR; encoded by the coding sequence ATGGACACTGTTAAAATGCTATTGGCCATATTGCTATGTTGGCCCATTGTCTCTTGTGGGCAAGAAGAACCTACCGAGGCACCCAAGAAACCCGATCTTGTACTGGTCTTCACAAAAACTGCCGGCTACCGCCACCAAAGTATTGAAAAGGGGGTCAAGACACTTCGGGAATTGGGGCGAAACAACAATTTTATCGCGCTACAGACCGAATCGGGCGATGACTTCAATGCCGATAACCTGAAAAACTATCAATTGGTGGTGTTTTTGAACACGACCATGGATGTGCTGGATGATGACCAACAGCGCGCTTTTGAAAATTATATCAAATCGGGGGGCAGTTTTTTGGGCATTCATGCCGCAGCCGATACCGAATATGAATGGCCTTGGTACGGCAAATTGGTCGGGGGGTATTTCAACGGGCACCCGAACAACCCGAATGTTCGCAAGGCCACCATTGAGGTACTCGATAAGTCGCACCCCTCAACCGCGCATCTGCCCGATCAGTGGGTACGCAGCGATGAATGGTACAATTACAAAGACCTGAACCCCAATATGAACGTGCTCATGAATTTGGATGAGGATAGCTATGAGGGCGGCACCAATGGCGACAACCACCCCATTGCTTGGTACCATGAATTTGAAGGGGGCAGGGCCTATTACACCGGTGGCGGCCATACCGATGAATCGTTTGACGAACCCGAATTCAGGAAGCATTTGTTGGGCGCCATCGAGTGGTGTTTGGGGCGTTGA
- a CDS encoding sulfite exporter TauE/SafE family protein: MEGLTGIFQQTDPALLLLLLGLGVVAFVISTLSGGGGALIMVPVLNALIGVGQTAPVLNLGTFIGRPARLALFWKHIDWKVCLYYAPAAILGAFLGSWLFSQFRLEWLQIAVGLFLISTVFQYRFGKKKRSFTMRLGYFIPLGLLVSVLGTIIGALGPVLNPFYLNYGLDKEDMIATKTANSFLMGLSQIGSYTFFGLLQDQYWLYGIALGMGAILGNVTGKKFLKGMKSSTFRKWVITLMVISGVLLIYGQVKSW; this comes from the coding sequence ATGGAAGGATTGACCGGAATTTTTCAACAGACCGACCCAGCTTTGTTGTTGTTGCTACTTGGCCTGGGGGTGGTGGCTTTTGTGATTTCGACCCTTTCAGGGGGTGGGGGCGCCCTGATCATGGTGCCCGTTTTAAATGCCTTGATAGGGGTGGGGCAAACCGCCCCCGTACTGAATTTGGGCACCTTTATCGGACGGCCGGCACGCTTGGCACTGTTCTGGAAACACATCGATTGGAAAGTCTGCCTGTACTATGCGCCGGCTGCCATTTTGGGGGCTTTCTTGGGGTCATGGCTGTTTTCGCAGTTTCGGTTGGAGTGGTTGCAAATCGCGGTCGGACTTTTTTTGATAAGTACTGTATTTCAGTACCGCTTCGGAAAAAAGAAACGTTCGTTCACCATGCGGTTGGGTTACTTTATTCCGTTGGGCCTGTTGGTCTCGGTTTTGGGCACCATCATTGGGGCGCTGGGGCCGGTCTTGAACCCATTCTATCTGAACTATGGCTTGGATAAGGAGGACATGATCGCCACCAAAACGGCCAACTCATTTTTGATGGGCCTCTCACAGATCGGAAGCTATACTTTTTTTGGGCTGCTGCAAGACCAGTATTGGCTCTACGGCATCGCACTGGGCATGGGTGCCATCTTGGGCAATGTCACCGGCAAGAAATTCTTGAAGGGCATGAAGAGCAGTACCTTTAGAAAGTGGGTCATCACACTGATGGTCATCAGCGGGGTGCTGTTGATTTATGGGCAAGTGAAGTCTTGGTGA
- a CDS encoding N-acetylmuramoyl-L-alanine amidase-like domain-containing protein, producing the protein MKRLLFFLLVLGSLSTNAQITCSSGDKKLFVKKMGQLKLLKGASFGDTIIHVGKTFLGTPYVEKTLEVGEAETLVINLCGLDCTTFVENVLAFSTLLRNGNTDFDTFAETLKTIRYRNGELNGYASRLHYFTDWIRNNEQKGLVKDITHGLGGVEMEKTINFMGTHRELYPFLKDEGNYQRIMETEAALAKETLCVLPQSEIESVEGNIQNGDIIALATSIKGLDVTHTGLAIRQPSGRIHLLHASSSGEVTITKEPLADYLNKIKSTIGIIVARPL; encoded by the coding sequence ATGAAGCGACTCCTCTTTTTTCTTCTTGTTCTCGGTTCATTATCAACAAATGCCCAAATAACCTGCTCTTCTGGCGACAAAAAGCTTTTTGTGAAAAAAATGGGGCAGTTGAAACTGCTTAAAGGAGCATCTTTCGGCGATACGATCATACACGTCGGAAAAACCTTTTTGGGAACCCCCTACGTGGAAAAAACACTTGAAGTGGGCGAGGCCGAGACCTTGGTCATCAACCTTTGCGGACTCGATTGTACCACTTTTGTAGAAAATGTGCTCGCCTTTTCAACACTTTTACGCAACGGCAATACTGATTTTGATACGTTTGCGGAAACTTTAAAAACCATTCGGTATAGAAATGGGGAGTTGAATGGCTATGCCTCACGCTTGCACTACTTTACCGACTGGATCCGCAACAACGAACAGAAAGGGTTGGTAAAAGACATCACCCATGGGTTGGGAGGTGTAGAAATGGAAAAAACCATCAATTTCATGGGCACGCACCGTGAACTGTACCCTTTTTTGAAAGATGAGGGCAATTACCAAAGAATTATGGAAACGGAAGCCGCTTTGGCCAAGGAAACGCTATGTGTTTTGCCCCAAAGCGAAATCGAATCTGTGGAAGGCAACATCCAAAATGGGGATATCATCGCTTTGGCCACCTCCATCAAAGGGTTGGATGTTACCCATACGGGGCTGGCCATTCGACAACCCAGTGGACGGATACATTTGTTGCACGCCTCTAGCTCAGGCGAGGTGACCATCACCAAAGAACCGTTGGCAGACTACCTCAATAAGATCAAAAGCACTATCGGAATCATCGTGGCGCGACCACTTTAG
- the hemH gene encoding ferrochelatase, which yields MKKGVLLVNLGSPDSPTPKDVKPYLDEFLMDERVIDVNPVLRNIIVRGIILQTRPKRSAEAYSKIWWPEGSPLIIISERFAKKVREQTKMPVALGMRYGSMSIKKGLQQLAEKGVDEVLLVPLYPHYAMSSYETVVVKAMEDQKKYFPKMKLTTLPAFYANPDYIKVLSKSIVDGLKDFEYDHLLFSYHGIPERHIRKNDPTNYHCKIDDRCCFVNSVAHHTCYRHQCYTTTELLKKELALDPEKVSSSFQSRLAGDPWLKPYTDYEFERLAKEGKKRLAVITPAFVSDCLETLEEIAMEGKHQFMEAGGTDYIHIPCLNDRDDWAALMAKWVNEWEADGILPV from the coding sequence GTGAAAAAAGGAGTTTTATTGGTCAATCTGGGTTCGCCCGATAGTCCGACCCCCAAAGATGTAAAGCCTTACCTCGATGAGTTTTTGATGGATGAACGGGTAATAGACGTAAACCCTGTGTTGCGCAACATCATCGTGCGGGGCATCATTTTACAGACCCGACCAAAGCGTTCAGCTGAGGCCTATTCAAAGATTTGGTGGCCCGAGGGTTCGCCCCTGATCATCATTTCAGAGCGCTTTGCCAAAAAAGTGCGGGAACAGACAAAGATGCCTGTGGCATTGGGCATGCGCTATGGTTCGATGAGCATCAAAAAAGGACTGCAACAACTGGCCGAAAAGGGGGTCGATGAGGTGCTGTTGGTGCCGTTATACCCCCACTATGCCATGTCGAGTTACGAGACGGTGGTGGTCAAGGCCATGGAAGACCAAAAAAAGTATTTCCCCAAAATGAAGCTTACAACGCTTCCCGCCTTTTACGCAAACCCAGACTACATCAAAGTATTGTCAAAAAGTATTGTTGACGGACTCAAAGATTTTGAATACGACCATTTGTTGTTTTCCTATCATGGCATTCCTGAAAGGCATATCCGTAAGAACGACCCCACAAATTATCACTGTAAGATAGACGACAGATGTTGTTTCGTGAATTCAGTGGCTCACCACACGTGCTATCGGCACCAGTGTTATACCACTACAGAGTTGTTGAAAAAAGAATTGGCTCTTGACCCCGAAAAGGTCAGCTCGTCTTTTCAATCGCGACTGGCCGGAGACCCTTGGTTAAAGCCCTATACCGATTATGAATTTGAACGGTTGGCCAAGGAAGGAAAAAAACGCTTGGCAGTCATAACCCCGGCCTTTGTGAGCGATTGCCTTGAAACCCTTGAGGAAATCGCCATGGAAGGCAAACACCAGTTTATGGAAGCCGGGGGCACCGATTACATCCATATTCCCTGTTTGAACGACCGGGATGATTGGGCGGCTTTGATGGCCAAGTGGGTCAATGAGTGGGAGGCTGATGGCATCTTGCCTGTTTAA
- a CDS encoding MATE family efflux transporter encodes MAKVTADQLGSEPIGRLLIKQAVPASIGILVMSINVLVDSIFVGNWIGSIAIAAINVVLPVSFFIAALGMAIGIGGSSIISRALGANNKEKALKTFGNQITLTLLVTISMVVPGLYYVDGLIPAFGGKGAIFDPAKIYYVIVLYGVPFLALCMMGNTVIRAEGKPKFAMIAMIIPSVGNLLLDYIFIYVFDWGMHGAAWATTAGYLLCFAYIFYFFLSKNSELKINVGHFGLNLPILKEIGSLGFVTLARQAVTSIIYLMLNNILFNLGGEALVAVYAIIGRMLMFALFPVFGVTQGFLPIAGFNYGAAKYDRVKESIYTAIKYAALVATLVFVVLMAFPAEIADLFLSDRADLPLKEVEMNAFVLEHSPLAMRLVFAATPIIALQLIGAAYFQAIGKAVPALLLTLTRQGFFFIPLLLLLPNFWGELGVWLSFPIADVLATVVTGMYLAREIRTNLTPKQT; translated from the coding sequence ATGGCCAAAGTAACTGCAGACCAACTGGGTTCTGAACCCATCGGAAGATTGCTGATCAAGCAGGCGGTGCCCGCTTCGATAGGTATTCTGGTCATGTCGATCAACGTGTTGGTCGATTCCATTTTTGTGGGCAACTGGATCGGCTCCATTGCCATTGCGGCCATCAATGTGGTGCTGCCCGTGTCGTTTTTCATCGCGGCACTGGGTATGGCGATCGGTATCGGGGGGTCAAGCATTATCTCCCGGGCCTTGGGGGCCAACAACAAAGAAAAGGCACTCAAGACCTTTGGCAACCAGATTACGCTGACCCTTTTGGTGACCATTTCGATGGTGGTCCCGGGGCTTTACTATGTCGATGGCCTGATTCCCGCCTTTGGCGGAAAGGGCGCCATTTTTGACCCTGCCAAAATCTATTATGTGATCGTGTTGTACGGGGTGCCCTTTTTGGCACTGTGCATGATGGGCAATACGGTGATCAGGGCCGAAGGGAAACCCAAGTTTGCCATGATTGCCATGATCATTCCGTCGGTGGGCAACCTGTTGCTCGATTATATCTTTATCTACGTTTTTGATTGGGGCATGCACGGGGCCGCATGGGCCACCACGGCTGGGTATCTGCTATGTTTTGCCTATATTTTTTATTTCTTCCTATCCAAAAATTCGGAACTCAAGATCAACGTAGGCCATTTCGGATTGAACCTGCCCATTCTCAAAGAAATCGGTTCGCTTGGTTTTGTGACCCTTGCGCGCCAAGCGGTGACCAGTATCATTTACCTGATGCTGAACAACATACTGTTCAACTTGGGAGGCGAGGCCTTGGTGGCGGTCTATGCCATCATCGGGCGTATGCTCATGTTCGCACTGTTTCCCGTGTTCGGGGTCACCCAGGGTTTTTTGCCCATCGCAGGGTTTAACTACGGGGCTGCCAAATATGACCGTGTCAAAGAATCGATCTATACCGCCATCAAGTATGCCGCCCTAGTGGCGACCTTGGTATTTGTGGTCTTGATGGCATTCCCTGCCGAGATTGCCGACCTGTTCTTGAGCGACCGGGCCGACCTGCCATTAAAAGAGGTGGAAATGAATGCCTTTGTGTTGGAGCACTCCCCCTTGGCAATGCGATTGGTGTTCGCGGCTACACCCATTATTGCCCTACAATTGATTGGGGCAGCCTATTTTCAGGCCATTGGCAAGGCAGTTCCCGCATTGTTGTTGACCTTGACACGACAGGGTTTCTTTTTTATTCCGCTGCTGTTGTTGTTGCCCAATTTTTGGGGCGAATTGGGGGTATGGTTGTCGTTTCCGATTGCCGATGTGCTGGCTACAGTGGTAACCGGAATGTATTTGGCAAGGGAAATCCGCACCAATCTGACGCCCAAACAGACATAG
- a CDS encoding lactonase family protein: MTNRLLGIMGALLMLGACQEKQQPMPKKTLFVGTYTDGASKGIYKMAFDPATGTLDSVQLVAELPNPSFLAISKDRNYLYAVQETADFDSLGGGITAFRLQDGSLSKLNEKGTGGAHPCHLALSAGGQLAVSNYTGGNLAIFDLEADGTLGNRQLIDHKVLDTTRQAHVHKAHFSRDGLFAADLGLDAIKRYQKEGDQWVPAEQASLNLPEGAGPRHFVFNDDESKLYVINELNATITVFERDSGENYKSIQTVSTLDAAYGGDNSCADIHLSPDGRFLYGSNRGENTIVIFSVDGASGKLRLVGRESVQGDWPRNFAISPDGSHLLVANQKSNNISIFKRDVQTGHLQFVNTKELGSPVCLVFE; encoded by the coding sequence ATGACAAATCGACTTTTGGGCATTATGGGCGCTCTGCTGATGCTCGGGGCCTGCCAAGAAAAACAACAACCTATGCCGAAAAAGACACTCTTCGTGGGCACCTATACCGATGGTGCCAGTAAGGGCATCTATAAAATGGCCTTTGACCCGGCTACCGGAACCCTTGATAGTGTACAGCTGGTGGCCGAATTGCCGAACCCATCGTTTTTGGCGATTTCAAAGGACAGGAATTATCTCTATGCCGTTCAAGAAACAGCCGACTTTGACAGTTTGGGCGGGGGAATCACCGCCTTTCGTTTGCAGGATGGATCGCTATCTAAATTAAATGAAAAAGGCACGGGAGGTGCCCACCCCTGTCATCTGGCCCTTTCTGCGGGTGGTCAGTTGGCCGTATCAAACTATACCGGTGGCAATCTTGCCATCTTTGACCTGGAAGCCGACGGCACCCTTGGAAACCGACAGCTCATTGACCATAAGGTGCTCGACACCACACGACAGGCACATGTGCACAAGGCGCATTTTAGCAGAGACGGGCTCTTTGCCGCAGACCTTGGTCTCGATGCCATCAAACGATATCAAAAGGAAGGCGACCAATGGGTGCCTGCCGAACAAGCGTCGCTTAATCTGCCTGAAGGGGCGGGCCCGCGACACTTTGTCTTCAACGATGATGAAAGCAAACTGTATGTGATCAACGAACTCAATGCGACCATCACGGTGTTTGAACGTGATAGTGGCGAAAATTACAAGTCCATCCAAACAGTAAGCACGCTCGATGCCGCCTATGGCGGCGATAATTCGTGTGCCGACATCCATCTTTCGCCAGATGGCAGATTTCTCTATGGCTCGAACCGTGGTGAGAACACCATCGTCATTTTTTCGGTGGATGGAGCCTCTGGGAAGCTGCGTTTAGTGGGAAGAGAATCCGTTCAGGGCGATTGGCCCCGTAACTTTGCTATCAGTCCCGATGGAAGCCATTTATTGGTGGCCAACCAAAAGAGCAACAATATCTCCATTTTTAAGCGAGATGTTCAAACAGGCCATCTGCAATTCGTGAACACCAAAGAGTTGGGCAGCCCAGTCTGTCTGGTGTTTGAATAG
- a CDS encoding GIY-YIG nuclease family protein encodes MFNEGWHTYYVYILTNQHKTVLYTGMTNNLAKRLYQHRENIREKSKTFVARYKCSHLLYYEEFTWVQEAIAREKEIKGWVRRKKLDLIKGSNPDLKFIEKLFRYQDV; translated from the coding sequence ATGTTCAACGAGGGCTGGCATACGTACTATGTTTATATTCTGACCAATCAGCACAAAACCGTCTTATACACGGGCATGACCAATAATTTGGCCAAAAGACTTTATCAACATCGCGAAAATATTAGAGAGAAAAGCAAAACTTTTGTCGCGAGGTATAAGTGCAGTCATCTGCTCTACTATGAGGAGTTTACATGGGTTCAAGAGGCCATTGCAAGAGAAAAAGAGATTAAGGGGTGGGTACGAAGAAAGAAATTAGACCTTATAAAAGGTTCCAATCCTGACTTGAAGTTTATCGAAAAACTGTTTCGCTATCAGGATGTTTAA